The segment TAAGGCAGATTCAACACCGGAAATGGCCTGCCGTTTGATGGGCGCCGGCATAGTTATTGGTGATGAGCAACTTGCACATGATATGGCTACGTTCATAACTAAGAAAGGTGGGGTGGATCCATTATCAATTAAACTCGCAGATAAGATATTGAATGTTAATAGTGAGATAGAGAATGTGTCAGAAGTAAGTGTTCGTATTTCTAAGCTACGAAAATGGGTGTCAGAATACCCAAACAGCGCAATAGCGTGGATTGAGCTGTCAAGGGCATTTACAATAAAAGGACAGAATGAGAAGGCAAAGAGAGCAGCAAAAAATGCCATCCAACTTGCACCTTATGACCGTTATATAGTTAGATGTGCTGTAAGGTTATTCCTTCATACGGGTGATTTTGACATAGCGTGGCATTATATAAAGAGGGCATCGAAGCACCATTTTGACCCTTGGATCAAGGCAACAGAAGTGAATGTTGCCCTTATATCAGAACATCAGACTCCTGATATAAATAAGTTCATCCCGCAGGATCTTTCTGGGGATCGGTTATTCCATTATTCTGAACTGCTTGAAAGTGCCGGCTATCTTGAGCTTAATTCAGGGAACGAGAGAAAGGCAAAGAAACAGCTTCGGCTCGCTTGGACAAAACCAAGCGAGAATGTTATTTCACATGCAGAATGGCTTCTCAGGAATAAAATACCTTGGATGAGGGAAACGACATTATTGGAGTTTGGGCGAAGTCTTGAGGCAACAACATGGATAAATTATATAAACTTCAAACTAATGGAGGCATTAGATGCTGCACGGGAATGGGAATTGGAAGAACCATACTCAAAATATCCATTTGTTGTAGGATCAAGTATAGCCTGTAGTGCCGGTAAGCCAGAGATTGGCGTAGAAATAGCAATGAGAGGTTTACATAGTAATCCACATGACAGAACAATTTATAATAATCTATGCTATTCATTACTAAGAGTGGGGAAAGTTGAGGAGGCTGGTAAATATATTAATAAACTCAAGGTTACAAAAGGGCCGGAATCAGATATATACTGTCAAGCAACTATAGGATTGTATGAGTTTAAAAACAAAAATATTGATGGGGGACGACAAACCTATCGTAAAGTTATTGAGCAATTCAAACAAAACGGAGAGCCTCAGTTGCAGGCAGAAGCTTTGTTGAATTTTGCACTTGCTGAAGTAGAATCCTCAACGGCTGAAGCAAAAATAATAGCCACTAAATCATTGGAAAGAACTGAAACAATGAAATCTCCTGAAATCATTCTGCTTCGTAATCTTGTGCAGAATAAATTGAATTTGCTTAATAAAAGTTAGGCAGGGAAGCACGCTGAACATTCTCCAGTTTTTTATTATATGCGATTTGAATAGGTAGCAACTATGGTTATGTGGTACCTATTTTAAAATAGGCAGGATGAACTGGTTAATGAGTACTTAGTAAAGAGGTGAAGTAATGTTCCTTAAGAAGCTCTCAATAAAAAAGTTTCGATGTATAGAAAATTTAACACTCGATTTTCATAAAGGGGTAAATATCCTTATTGGCGAAAACAACTCTGGCAAAACAGCAATTATTGATGCCTTACGAATATGTTTTAGTTATGGAAATCAATATCGTGACACTTATGTTGCCATTAATGATTTCTTTATCGATACTACAAGTCCATCCAGAGAACTCACAGATATTGAGTTTGACTTAATCTTTGAAATTGTCAATGACGAAAAGGCGGGTATTTTTTATGATATGTTATCAGTGGGTGAAGAAAGGAAAAAGGAGTTGCAGCTTCATTTCAGATATTCCATAAATGAAAAAAGTGGAAGCAAAAAGGTTAGATATAAAGTCTGGGGAGGAGAGAATGAGGGACAATCGGTAGCTCCTGAAGTACTTGAATTGATATACGCTGTTTATCTTGGCCCCTTAAGGGATGCGGTACAGAGTCTCAGGCCCGTTAAAGGAAATATACTGGGCGATTTATATTCTAATATTGAACAGGACTCAGATAAGCAACAATGTCTTGCCGGCAAGGTACACAATCTCTTGCAGGATGATACCGAGTGGCGTAGCCTTATTAACTCAGGAAAGGATGCAGTTAATGAACATATAAAGAAGACCTCAATATTGGGTAAGCAATATAGCGTTGATATTGAGTTTCTTCCTTTCGAGTTCAGGAGAATATTAGATACGCTGAGAATTCAAATACCGATTTATGATAACCTTTCTGAAGGTACCACAGTCGAAAGAAAGTATTTTAACCTTGCCGAGTATGGTCTGGGATATAACAACCTCATCTACATGGCAGTAGTATTGGGTAATTTGACAAGGCGCAAGGAGGTTGAGGCAGATACATATATTTCCTTATTGCTTGAAGAGCCGGAAGCGCACCTCCATCCTCAACTGCAAAATATCCTTTTTGCTTATCTAAACGAGATAAATGATAAAGGCATTCAGATATTCATAACCTCACATTCACCAACGATAACAGCAAAAGCAAACTTAGATTCTCTAATTGTGTTACAGAACCAGGATAAATCAATTTATTCTCTTCCTCTTATCAATTCAAATCTTGATGAGAATAACAGGAAATATCTGCAAAAATTCTTAGATGTCACGAAATCACAGTTCTTCTTTTCTAGTGGCGTAATTCTTGTTGAGGGTATATCGGAGGCGCTCTTATTGCCAGTCTTTTCAAGAATAATGGGAAAAGGATATAACTTAGAAAAGAATGGGATCGAAATTGTGAACATTAATGGAGTTGCTTTTGAGCATTTCGGCAAATTGTTCAACCCTGAATTACTTGAACAAGGTCTTCGGTGCCGATGCGCAATTCTAACTGATGATGATCTGAATAGGGAGACGGATGAGATATCATCTCGAGCAAAGAAGGCAAAAGACCTTGAAAAGAGTAACCTGAAGGTTGAGCTTGCAAAAGAAACCTTTGAGTTTGAACTTTTTATGGCTGGGAACAAAGATTTACTGCTCTCAATTTTCAATGAGATGCATCCAAGAGCTGCACAAAATATTACCGAAGGCAATACAATTGAAGAACATTCAAGAAGTTTCGTAGATAAGGTAATTTCTAACAAAGCAAAGT is part of the Candidatus Schekmanbacteria bacterium genome and harbors:
- a CDS encoding AAA family ATPase; translation: MFLKKLSIKKFRCIENLTLDFHKGVNILIGENNSGKTAIIDALRICFSYGNQYRDTYVAINDFFIDTTSPSRELTDIEFDLIFEIVNDEKAGIFYDMLSVGEERKKELQLHFRYSINEKSGSKKVRYKVWGGENEGQSVAPEVLELIYAVYLGPLRDAVQSLRPVKGNILGDLYSNIEQDSDKQQCLAGKVHNLLQDDTEWRSLINSGKDAVNEHIKKTSILGKQYSVDIEFLPFEFRRILDTLRIQIPIYDNLSEGTTVERKYFNLAEYGLGYNNLIYMAVVLGNLTRRKEVEADTYISLLLEEPEAHLHPQLQNILFAYLNEINDKGIQIFITSHSPTITAKANLDSLIVLQNQDKSIYSLPLINSNLDENNRKYLQKFLDVTKSQFFFSSGVILVEGISEALLLPVFSRIMGKGYNLEKNGIEIVNINGVAFEHFGKLFNPELLEQGLRCRCAILTDDDLNRETDEISSRAKKAKDLEKSNLKVELAKETFEFELFMAGNKDLLLSIFNEMHPRAAQNITEGNTIEEHSRSFVDKVISNKAKSELSHRLSVLLAEREDIRNNFTVPEYIQNAIRWVVKGE